The DNA region AAAACATTTATAGAATTTTCATAACTATATGTTTGTCTGCCTCTGATGAACAATGCGTCTTTCTGCGGCTCTTTATCCGTCACATATACTATAGATGCAACGTTACTATCATCAACCTGTAATACAGTATAAATTTTCCTGCCTCTAAATTTGCGGTAAGACTCTCTTGTGTCAGGCGGAATAGTAATACCATCCTTAAAATACTTTTTATCGATAGTCGAAATTTCATAATTCAGCCGTGCATAATCACCCCGGAAAAAATCACGCGGGTCAAAAGGCACTGTACGCAAATAAATAGTTCGGCCTGTATGCAAAACATATTCTCTCTGTCCGCCAATATAGGCAAGCAAAAGAACCTGCAAAACAGCAGAACAAATTATAAGCAGTTTTCTCATTTATTTTCCTGCAAGGCTTTTTCTTTTTTCGCACGCACATAGAAAAACCCCTGACTAAAAATAAGAATTCCGACAACAAGAAATATCACACCGCGAAGGGCAAGATTATCTACAAAATCTATAAATCTGGCTATCATAATTGCAATAAGAAGCAGTGAGCCGAAAATCGTCGGCATCAGATACGCATTCATACAACCTCTGCCCATCATAGTTACCGCGTGTACCAGAAAAACGAGATTTAATATTGCAGCCAGAACCCATTGAAAAGCGTGCATTGTGCCAAAACAAAAATAGAAAATTAAAAAAGGCATCAGCGGTACAAAGAACAAATCGTAAGAAAAGAATCTAAACGAATCTTTCACTAAAATTCTTTTGAGAACATAGCACCAGCCTAAAAAGGCAATTCCGGAAGGCACAAACCAATAAAGCAAAACACCTGCATTCAAAAGATTCCTGATGTTTACAACTTCCCGGAGTACGTCGGAAAACCCTAAAATGTAGAGCGTAATAAAATATCCTGCCAAACCAACGAAGAAATAATACGGTGCAAGCAAATCATATTTAACAACTTTCTGGTGAATTACCCCGGCAGCAATATATAACGAGAAAAGCCCAAGCAATACCGGCAAAACCATCTCCCCACTCATGTAGTTATCGTAAGATGATACAACAAAAATCGCAGATATAGAAAATGCCAAAAGCAAAATAGTAATCAGTAATCTTGAAGATTTACCGTATGCTACCGGTAATAAGGCTGCCAGTAGAATAAAGACGTACGGAACCGAACAACTAAAATTTCCGCTTTCACACGCAGCCCAAATCGTAAACAGAACAGCCGCAAGAATCGCCTGAATAACCGACGGCATTGTCCATGCCATCAGCATCGCGCCAAGACCCCAGAATAAAAACGCATTCGGATAATGTTCATCTATATGATATATCTGCGCGACAAGCCAAATGCCGGCACCGAAAAGCATCGTTCCAAGAACGCACAATGATTCGCCAATACCTTTAAATCGCTGACTGCGTATGAAAATCGTAATGCCGGTAAAATGTGCAATGATAAGTGAACCGAATACAACGGATAATTTCGCGTATTTCCCCATCTTGTCCCAATTGTACGCAAAGAGCAAAATAACTCCCAAACCAATAATCACCGCACCAATTCCGGAGAAAACTAATAACGCCCATGGAACAGATTTTTTGATTTGCGGTTGGGGATAAAGATTCTTGATGGATTGCATCTGTGCGACACCGATAACACCCTCACGTGCCCACTTTTCCATCTCTGTATACAGCCACTTTATTTTGTCGTCCTGACCGGCCATAAATCCTTCCAATATATTCGCAATTATAATAACATATACATAGCAAACAACAAGAAAAAAAGCGATATTATCTCTCTTCCAAATTTTTTGGTTTAATTTTAATAAAAACAGGCTAAAATCTACGCTTTACATTTTTAAAGGATTGAAAAGATGTTCAGAAAAATATTGCTCTTGACACTGTTCGCAATCGCTTCAACCGCGCAGGCGGCAATCACCCTGCCGGCGATAATTTCCGACAATATGGTTTTGCAGGCCGACACAGATACGCCGATTTGGGGCAAAGCTAACCCGAACAGCCAAATCGCAATCACCTGCTCGTGGAATCATAAAACTGTCAAAATAAATGCCGATGAGCAGGGAAAATGGACGGCAAAAATCAAAACGCCGAAAAAAGGCGAAAAACTCACCATCAAAATCACCTGCGGACAAGAAACCAAAACAATCAGTAATATTCTCATAGGCGATGTATGGCTTTGCTCCGGCCAATCGAATATGGAACTGAAACTCAAAGTGTCCAGCGGCGCCAATGATGAAATGCCGAAAGCAAATCTGCCGGGGATTCGTCTTTTCTCCGTCGAAGGAACGCCGTCTGAAAAACCGCTCGACGACTGCAAAGGCAAATG from Planctomycetaceae bacterium includes:
- a CDS encoding DUF2157 domain-containing protein, with the protein product MAGQDDKIKWLYTEMEKWAREGVIGVAQMQSIKNLYPQPQIKKSVPWALLVFSGIGAVIIGLGVILLFAYNWDKMGKYAKLSVVFGSLIIAHFTGITIFIRSQRFKGIGESLCVLGTMLFGAGIWLVAQIYHIDEHYPNAFLFWGLGAMLMAWTMPSVIQAILAAVLFTIWAACESGNFSCSVPYVFILLAALLPVAYGKSSRLLITILLLAFSISAIFVVSSYDNYMSGEMVLPVLLGLFSLYIAAGVIHQKVVKYDLLAPYYFFVGLAGYFITLYILGFSDVLREVVNIRNLLNAGVLLYWFVPSGIAFLGWCYVLKRILVKDSFRFFSYDLFFVPLMPFLIFYFCFGTMHAFQWVLAAILNLVFLVHAVTMMGRGCMNAYLMPTIFGSLLLIAIMIARFIDFVDNLALRGVIFLVVGILIFSQGFFYVRAKKEKALQENK